From the Chionomys nivalis chromosome 18, mChiNiv1.1, whole genome shotgun sequence genome, the window ACACCTGGCAGCCTGACTCCGCATCCCCAAGTTCACTAGGCaggactggctttttttttttttttttttttttttttggtttttggtttttcgagacagggtttctctgtggctttggagtctgtcctggaactagctcttgtagaccaggctggtcttgaactcacagagataggacTGGCTTTTTAACTAGCCCTCTACCCTATTCTTTCTACTTCAcatcttcccctttcctctgtgATTCCTCCTCCCCACCTAGCTATCTTACTCAAGCCCTCCCTGACCTAGCACTTCCCCTCAACTCCAGCTCAAATACACCCCATGGAGCTTTGGTGGCACCCCTTAGCAAAGTGGAGCCTGGGTAGTCCCACGGTAAGGATAGGTAAGGCTTGCAGACATACGGAGGAGGTTGAGGTGCAAAAGGACCTTGTTCCCAGGCATGAAAACTTTCCCATCTCGGTGCTCCACAGGCTCCAGGAGAGGGTTGACCATCTCTGTAGCTTCGACAACCAGCTGCTAAAGCAGAATACTAAttgcagcagaggagaggggagcTGGTCAACaggccattcattcattcattcaacataCAGGTTTTGAGTGCTGGTTATAATTCAGGCTGTATCCTAGGTGCTGgagaaacaaagataaataagCCCATACCCTCAGAAAATTCCTTGGTGTGGGGAACCAGAGGATTAAACAAGAATGTAGTGTGGCTGGGCCCTTAAGAGCAGAGACCTTAGAAGAGGCAACGTGGGAGTGAAAGCTGAATGTGTACAGACATTCAAAGGAAGAAGGCGAGCTCCCCAACCGAGTTCTCGAGGGACTGAGGTTTTAATAAGCATTTGTAATCCTTCCATTAAagagcatttgggaagctgatgGTCCTGATGAGAAGGGGCAGTTTGCCCGAGGCAGAGACTGTCATGTGGGGAATAGAAAGCCATCCTCCACCAGAAGTTGTCTTGGAAGCCAGAAGGCTTTCCATTCCGGGAGTGTGTGACAGGGTTGTGGAGTCTCCTCatggagagagaatggagaggacaAGATGGAGGACTAGAGGAACTGGGAGCCAGGAAGCAGATGGCCCAAAGAAGGCTTCCTAAGGATGATTGATCCTGCATGGGGCAGTGTGCTGACAAAGTGTCTTAGCACCTGTGGGGCAAAAGCATCCTTTGTTCCTGTGCAGTGTTGGAGGGGCAGGTGATGAGCTGAAGATGTTAGAGAACAGAGCTTCAGGTGTACAGCAGATCCAAACTGGGGTTCCTCTTAGATGAGGAGGTAAAGGGGCCTGTCTGCCACATGGGAAGGGAAATGGGGACTTGTGTCATCTCCACAGTAAGTGCAGGTCAGATAGGATTCCATGTGGGCTGGAGTGAGCTTACAGAGACCACTGCCAAAGCAGTGAAAACCGCGGACGGCACCAACCTCGGACTCCAGGAGGATGCTGCGCTTCTCTTTGCTCCCCGTCTTGGGCCCTTTTCCCTTGCTCATCTTCTGCTCGGGGATGGTGACCTCTGGGACCAGAAGAGGAGCCAGAATGCACAGAGCAGACCCCCTGATACCACCCAAACTCCCCTGGGAAAGGGTCTTGGTAAGGCGGAGTCCTCAAACTCTGAGACTTGGGTGAGGGGAACATGGGAACAACTGCAGGGAGCTCCCCTCTAGCTGGACAGCCACAGGTCTAGTCCTGAGAGGTAAGGTAGTGGGTCACAGTGTCGAGGCCAAGCGGAGTCACTCTTCATTTCAAGGTGAGGAATAAATAAGGCCCAAGGAGAGACAGAACTGCTCCTGGCAGACATAGCCATGCCAAAGCCAGCTCCTGCATGCACTCTAAGGCTCTTCTTCCCTGTGGGAAGATCCCCAGAGAAATGTGCTCAAACTTACTCCCCTTGCCTGCCTTTGTGGCATCTTCTTTCTTAGGGGTTCCTTGTGTGGGTGACTGCCCAGAGCCcgacttctcctccttctttacAACTTCCTGTGAAGGACGGAAGAAGACACAATGGATGCCCTGCCTCCCAGAGAGTAGGAAGGTTGAGCCTCAGAGACTTGTCTGCCCTATACACCATAGAAGCTTCTACCCTGCCTATTCAAGGCCCAAGGTTCCCTTTCACCCAGCACACCTACCCCTGACTTCTCCTTTTTCTTGCCCAGGCCCTTAGGTGTTTTCACTGTCTGCATCTTTTCTGGCTTGTCCGCCAAAGCAACACTGCTGATCCCCATCGTCTGAGACTTCTCACGCTCCGTTTTGGAGTCCCCATGTCGGGAGGAGGAAGGCTGCACTCAGAATTGGGGGATACAGAGGAAACAAATAGgttctttcccttccccacctccctgcctGGCCATTGGTCTGGGACAGAGTTGCTGTTGGCAAGGAGCCAGAACGGGTGAGCATAGGCTGGAGGCTCAGGTTTCCATCACAGGAGGGGAAATAGTTcactttgaattgttttattgatgaggaggaggatggtTTGTTGCAGTGGTAGGGATCAAACCAAGCACCTGTGTGTACTGTACAGTACCTCTAGATCTTGGCTAAAGTCAGGATCTCCctctgtggctctggctgtccttgaactcatctTTCATCTGCCTCCTAACTGACAAGGTTTGCATTGTGCCCAGCCAGCAGCTTTTGTTGAGCTAAGTTCTAGGCAGTATTTCAAATGCTTTACAGTAACTCATTTAATCATTTCAACTCTGTGAAGAAAGTAAGttaccgggctggagagatggttcagcggttaagagcattgcctgctctgccaaaggtcctgagttcaattcccagcaaccacatggtggctcacagccatctgtaatgaggtctggtgccctcttctggccttcaggcatacacacagacagaatattgtatacataataaatgaatgaatatttaattaaaaaaagtaagtTACCCTGCTTAGTTGAGGCAAGTGAGACTTGGAGGTTAAGCAGTGATAATGTGGGGAGAATTTCAAGCCCAGGGGATCTGATAGAATCTTTTAACTACACTCTAATGGCCAGAGTGCAGTGTGGTTAGAACATCAAGTTGGGTTTGACAGAGACTGGGTCTCCAGAATCCAGAAAGGCAAGATGCTAGAGGGAATTTGAGTCATGGGCAGCGGGCAGAAAAGCAGCCTTCCTTGAACCAGGCAGCTCCTCACCGATCGCGACCGCTCCTGCGATCCTTTCTCCAGCAGCAGGCGCCTCCTCTCCACCACCTCCCTGTGGGTCAGCTCAAAGGGGCGCAGGACCTGAGGCAAGTCCAGCTCCCTGCATCAGACACCTGCATCAGAttccccaccccctgcccttCCCAGCATGCAAAAACCCACCTCGGCCAGCTTCAGTGCTCCCTTGTCTTGAATACGATTGTGCGCCAGGGACAACCAGAGGAGAGAGCGATTCAGCCTCAGGCCCTGGAGAACAGAGTCCTGTAAGCCCCTTGGCAAGTCAGCGTCCCTAGTCCTTCTTGCCCAACAGCACACACATCCGCAATGTAGCCTGCGCCCTCGTCTCCAATGTGGTTGAATCCCAGGTTCAGTGAAACAAGGGTCCTGTTGCTGCTGTGCAGTGTGGACAGTGCCTGGCCTAGGAGCTGCGCCCCATGGTCATCGATGTTGTTGTTCCTCAGAGACAAGTGAGCGATCCtgggacagggagagggagaaccAGTGTTCCTagggcagggagagggagaacCAGTGTTCctgggacagggacagggagaacCAGTGTTCctgggacagggacagggagaacCAGTGTTCCTGGGGCTTGGTTCTGTCTGATCTATAGGTGGAGGGGCAGGAATTAAAGGTGCCTGGAAACGGAAAGGTGAGGACTGAAGATAACTTCAAATGGGGGATAGGCCAAGAAAGGAAAGTGAAGTCAATGAATCTCACGTGTTGTCCAGTCCCATGAGCTTGTAATAGGACTGCTCCGGCAGTGGGTTCCCTTCCAGAGATACCTTCCTGAGAGTGAGAGGGGTCTGAGGAATCACCAGGGAGGCCATgcaagggggaggggaacagtgCAAGTATGGTTCTTTGAGAGCATCTAGAAAACAGTCTAAGGATATCCCCCAATGACTAAAATATTCCCCAGGCTAAAATTCCGGAAGTATGACCATGTGAGGGCCCTGCTCTCAGCGCATCTATCTGGTTCGCAGGAGGAAAGCCCACATGGATAGCACTGAGGGGTATTTGTGAAGAGAGAATGTTAACTCTAGGGCCCTGTAGGAACCTGGAAAGGGGCAGACAGCTAAGCAACAAACT encodes:
- the Lrrc71 gene encoding leucine-rich repeat-containing protein 71, coding for MSNEPSATGTSPRTPRPGAQKSSGAVTKKGERAAKEKPATALPPVGEEEPKNPEEYQCSGILETDFAELCARSGYTDFPKVVTRPRPHQNFVPSASMSEKPTQDDQRLSASCSQNSLESKYVFFRPTIQVEMEPEDSKAVKEIYIRGWKVEDRILGILSKCLPSLSQLQAINLWKVGLTDKTLTTFIALLPLCSSTLRKVSLEGNPLPEQSYYKLMGLDNTIAHLSLRNNNIDDHGAQLLGQALSTLHSSNRTLVSLNLGFNHIGDEGAGYIADGLRLNRSLLWLSLAHNRIQDKGALKLAEVLRPFELTHREVVERRRLLLEKGSQERSRSPSSSRHGDSKTEREKSQTMGISSVALADKPEKMQTVKTPKGLGKKKEKSGEVVKKEEKSGSGQSPTQGTPKKEDATKAGKGKVTIPEQKMSKGKGPKTGSKEKRSILLESEQLVVEATEMVNPLLEPVEHRDGKVFMPGNKVLLHLNLLRNRITEVGLEGFLTAVQYQVQVSKPKSSSKGPLGLLWLSLAKNCFDPLCPTYTMIQELMLPRDPVKAKVREEEATAT